In the genome of Gemmatimonas sp., one region contains:
- a CDS encoding thiolase family protein: MTEVVIVSAARSAVARGKADGGLAGVHPVDLSSAVMKAAIDRAGVDPTVIEDVQWGCAMPEAAQGLNHARLAWLRGGLPVETSAATINRFCSSGLQSVAYAAQAIIAGQGDAVMAGGIEMMSQVPMSGYNARLSPAITESYIGMGFTAENVAKQWGITREQQDRFACDSQQKAAAAVAAGVFRDEIVPIHTQRYAWKGAEKAVTDVVFDTDECPRADTTIEGLAKLRPAFVPTGTVTAGNASPYSDGAAAVLVMRADTAKALGLTPLARFVSFAVGGVDPGIMGVGPIKAVPKALKRAGLSLRDLKLIEFNEAFAAQALAVIKELDLPTDIINVNGGAIALGHPLGATGAKLTTQLVHELRRRGGGYGMVTMCIGGGMGAAGIFEVYAG, from the coding sequence ATGACCGAGGTCGTGATCGTCAGTGCCGCGCGCAGTGCGGTGGCCCGCGGCAAAGCCGATGGAGGACTCGCCGGAGTGCATCCGGTGGATCTGTCATCGGCCGTCATGAAGGCCGCCATTGATCGCGCCGGGGTGGACCCGACGGTGATCGAAGATGTGCAGTGGGGCTGCGCGATGCCGGAGGCAGCGCAGGGGCTCAACCATGCCCGGCTGGCCTGGCTCCGCGGCGGCTTGCCCGTGGAAACGTCGGCCGCCACGATCAACCGTTTCTGCTCATCGGGGTTGCAGTCGGTGGCGTATGCCGCACAGGCCATTATCGCCGGGCAAGGCGATGCCGTCATGGCGGGCGGCATCGAGATGATGTCGCAGGTGCCCATGAGTGGCTATAACGCCCGTCTGTCGCCGGCGATCACCGAGAGCTACATCGGCATGGGCTTCACGGCGGAGAACGTGGCAAAGCAGTGGGGCATCACGCGCGAGCAGCAGGATCGCTTCGCCTGTGACAGCCAGCAGAAGGCCGCCGCCGCCGTGGCGGCCGGTGTGTTCCGCGACGAGATCGTCCCCATTCACACGCAGCGGTACGCGTGGAAGGGAGCGGAGAAGGCGGTGACCGACGTGGTGTTCGACACCGACGAATGTCCGCGTGCAGACACGACCATCGAGGGACTCGCGAAGCTGCGCCCGGCGTTCGTGCCCACCGGCACGGTAACGGCGGGCAACGCCAGTCCGTACTCCGACGGCGCGGCAGCCGTGCTGGTCATGCGCGCAGACACCGCAAAGGCACTCGGACTCACCCCGCTCGCCCGCTTCGTGAGTTTCGCCGTGGGCGGCGTGGATCCGGGCATCATGGGAGTGGGCCCCATCAAGGCCGTACCCAAGGCGCTCAAGCGCGCCGGTCTCTCCCTTCGCGACCTCAAGCTCATCGAGTTCAACGAGGCCTTTGCCGCCCAGGCACTCGCCGTCATCAAGGAGCTCGACCTGCCCACCGACATCATCAACGTGAACGGTGGCGCCATTGCCCTGGGGCATCCGCTGGGTGCCACTGGCGCCAAACTCACCACGCAGTTGGTGCACGAGCTGCGCCGGCGTGGCGGCGGCTATGGCATGGTGACCATGTGCATCGGCGGCGGCATGGGCGCGGCCGGCATCTTCGAGGTGTACGCGGGCTGA
- a CDS encoding phosphotransferase family protein, which produces MSDAAIPPRDDRALPVATLHRWLTGALPSLVSGASTITLEQFPAGFSNLTYRVDVDSGGRTHSLVLRRPPPGVAGGVAHDMVREYGILEALQGTGVPVPTPRACCADPAVIGAPFYVMELVEGRIVRGSPPRAWARDAQGLAVRMRQLSHAFATTLAALHTVPVHGALASLGRPQGYVARQVEGWARRWTAARTHDVPAMDRLASWLAAHQPASERVALLHNDFKIDNLVLDDEGTTVRAILDWEMATIGDPLLDLGTSLAYWVEAGDPPLFAALGLGVTALPGSLTRRELIEAYGQAVGEPVVNARFALCFGRFKVAVIAQQIYARYRQGHTTDQRFAMLGDVVQALATLAEQELEGR; this is translated from the coding sequence GTGAGTGACGCGGCCATCCCGCCGCGCGACGACCGCGCGCTGCCGGTGGCGACACTGCACCGGTGGCTGACGGGTGCACTCCCTTCCCTCGTGTCCGGTGCCAGTACGATCACGCTGGAGCAGTTTCCGGCGGGTTTCTCCAACCTCACGTACCGGGTGGACGTGGACAGCGGCGGACGCACGCACTCGCTGGTCCTGCGGCGACCGCCGCCCGGGGTGGCGGGTGGCGTCGCACACGACATGGTGCGCGAATACGGCATTCTGGAGGCGCTGCAGGGAACCGGTGTTCCGGTCCCGACACCGCGGGCCTGCTGCGCCGACCCCGCCGTTATTGGCGCGCCGTTCTATGTGATGGAGCTGGTGGAGGGGCGCATTGTTCGCGGCTCACCACCGCGCGCCTGGGCGCGTGATGCGCAGGGGCTCGCGGTGCGCATGCGGCAGCTGTCGCACGCGTTCGCCACGACCCTGGCGGCGCTGCATACGGTACCCGTGCACGGCGCCCTCGCGTCGCTGGGGCGACCGCAGGGCTACGTCGCGCGCCAGGTGGAGGGGTGGGCCCGCCGCTGGACAGCGGCGCGTACGCACGACGTGCCAGCCATGGATCGGCTCGCGAGCTGGCTGGCCGCACACCAACCTGCCAGTGAGCGCGTCGCCCTGTTGCACAACGACTTCAAGATCGACAATCTCGTGCTCGACGACGAGGGCACCACCGTACGTGCCATTCTCGACTGGGAGATGGCCACCATCGGCGATCCGCTGCTCGACCTGGGCACGAGCCTCGCCTACTGGGTGGAGGCGGGCGATCCCCCCCTCTTCGCGGCACTCGGACTTGGCGTCACGGCACTGCCGGGCAGTCTGACGCGTCGTGAGCTCATCGAGGCCTACGGGCAGGCCGTGGGGGAGCCGGTGGTGAACGCCCGCTTCGCACTCTGTTTCGGACGATTCAAGGTGGCCGTGATTGCCCAGCAGATCTATGCGCGCTACCGCCAGGGGCACACTACCGACCAACGGTTCGCGATGCTGGGTGACGTCGTGCAGGCCCTCGCCACGCTGGCGGAGCAGGAGCTGGAGGGGCGCTGA
- a CDS encoding acyl-CoA dehydrogenase family protein, which produces MNGLSSLSALPFTPAATQDHLLETARRFVREELVPLEGTMLTQPWHTAETTLNALRERARDLGLWAPFLPAEYGGIGMPLEAFAQLSEVLGWTPFGHYVCNCQAPDVGNMELLLAFGTEAQKREYLEPLARGDIRSCFAMTEPEHAGSNPVVLSTTAVRDETHWVINGHKWFTSSADGAAFAVVMAVTDADETRRHYRASQIIVPLPSPGVRRVRNISVMGESGGGWGSHAELRFEEVRVPVEQLIGLQGHGFALAQERLGPGRIHHCMRWIGICERAFDLMCRHATSRELAPGELLASKQQVEFWIAESRIDIHASRLMVLDAARRMAAHGQEAAREEIAYIKVFVANTLQRVLDRAIQVHGALGITDDTPLAWWYRHERAARIYDGADEVHKSVIARRALRAYAPQGRTPRMPAAPL; this is translated from the coding sequence ATGAACGGACTGTCCTCACTGTCGGCCCTGCCCTTCACGCCAGCGGCCACGCAGGACCACCTGCTCGAGACAGCGCGGCGATTCGTACGCGAGGAGCTTGTCCCGCTCGAAGGGACCATGCTCACGCAGCCCTGGCACACCGCGGAGACAACCCTCAACGCCCTGCGCGAGCGGGCGCGCGACCTGGGATTGTGGGCGCCGTTCCTGCCGGCGGAGTATGGCGGTATCGGCATGCCACTCGAGGCGTTCGCGCAGCTGAGCGAAGTGCTGGGGTGGACGCCGTTCGGACACTACGTGTGCAACTGCCAGGCCCCCGATGTGGGCAACATGGAGCTGCTGCTGGCCTTCGGCACGGAGGCGCAGAAGCGGGAGTATCTGGAGCCGCTCGCGCGCGGCGACATCCGCAGCTGCTTTGCGATGACGGAGCCGGAGCACGCCGGATCGAATCCCGTGGTGCTGTCCACCACGGCGGTGCGCGACGAGACGCACTGGGTGATCAACGGCCACAAGTGGTTTACCAGCAGCGCCGACGGCGCGGCCTTCGCGGTGGTCATGGCGGTGACCGACGCCGACGAGACGCGGCGGCACTATCGCGCCAGCCAGATCATCGTGCCGCTGCCGAGCCCCGGCGTGCGCCGCGTGCGCAACATCTCGGTGATGGGGGAATCGGGGGGCGGGTGGGGGAGTCATGCCGAGCTGCGCTTCGAGGAAGTGCGTGTGCCGGTGGAGCAGCTCATCGGTCTGCAGGGGCATGGCTTCGCCCTCGCGCAGGAGCGGCTGGGGCCCGGTCGCATTCACCACTGCATGCGCTGGATCGGCATCTGCGAGCGCGCCTTCGATCTCATGTGCCGTCACGCGACCTCTCGCGAGCTGGCGCCCGGCGAGCTGCTGGCCAGCAAGCAGCAGGTGGAGTTCTGGATCGCCGAGTCCCGCATCGACATTCATGCGTCGCGGCTCATGGTGCTCGACGCCGCGCGCCGCATGGCCGCGCACGGTCAGGAAGCGGCGCGCGAGGAGATTGCGTACATCAAGGTGTTCGTGGCCAATACGCTGCAACGGGTGCTCGATCGTGCCATTCAGGTGCACGGGGCGCTGGGCATCACGGACGACACGCCACTGGCCTGGTGGTATCGCCATGAACGTGCGGCGCGCATCTACGACGGCGCCGACGAAGTGCACAAGTCGGTCATCGCACGCCGGGCCCTGCGGGCGTATGCCCCGCAGGGCCGCACGCCGCGCATGCCGGCCGCACCGCTTTAG
- a CDS encoding SDR family oxidoreductase: MSSHHEAHEPLTPPSADAISRFRLDGKVAIVTGGTRGIGLSVACTLARAGARVMLSSRKADHVDSAVRALRAEGLEVQGLVANMGKPSDAHELAARTVEHFDGIDIIVNNAATNPIFGPLQQATAEAFDKIFDVNVKGPFELCKTAHSVMVERGGGAIVNVSSIGGITPEAGLGLYSMSKSALISLTKVMAQEWGADGIRANAICPGLIRTKFSAALWQDGDIADKVLGHQPIRRIGVPDDVAGLTLFLASDASAYCTGSVYMVDGGYLS, from the coding sequence ATGAGCTCCCATCACGAAGCACACGAGCCGTTGACGCCCCCCAGCGCCGACGCCATTTCCCGATTTCGGCTCGACGGTAAGGTGGCCATCGTGACCGGCGGAACACGCGGTATCGGCCTGTCGGTCGCGTGCACTCTGGCGCGCGCCGGCGCACGCGTGATGCTCTCGAGCCGCAAGGCCGACCACGTGGACAGCGCCGTGCGGGCGCTGCGCGCCGAAGGCCTCGAGGTACAGGGACTCGTGGCCAACATGGGCAAGCCCAGTGATGCGCACGAGCTGGCCGCGCGCACGGTCGAGCATTTCGATGGCATCGACATCATCGTGAACAACGCGGCGACGAACCCCATCTTCGGCCCCCTGCAGCAGGCCACGGCGGAGGCCTTCGACAAGATCTTCGACGTGAACGTGAAGGGGCCGTTCGAGCTGTGCAAGACGGCGCATTCGGTGATGGTGGAGCGCGGCGGTGGGGCCATCGTGAACGTGTCGAGCATTGGCGGGATCACGCCGGAGGCTGGACTTGGGCTCTACAGCATGAGCAAGTCGGCGCTCATTTCGCTGACCAAGGTCATGGCCCAGGAGTGGGGCGCCGACGGCATACGGGCCAACGCGATCTGCCCCGGGCTCATTCGTACGAAGTTCTCCGCGGCGCTGTGGCAGGATGGCGACATTGCCGACAAGGTGCTGGGGCATCAGCCGATCCGCCGCATTGGTGTTCCCGATGATGTGGCCGGTCTGACGCTCTTCCTGGCCTCGGACGCGTCGGCATACTGCACCGGCTCCGTGTACATGGTGGACGGCGGATACCTGTCATGA
- a CDS encoding 5'-nucleotidase C-terminal domain-containing protein, giving the protein MARTVTGLLLLLLLGACLRTPAASTTAGPAAPATVRMLLVNDVYVTDTLRDGSGGLARVAALRDSIERATNAKVLFVLAGDVLSPSVLGKWYGGAQVVDGFNAARLDLATLGNHEFDNPRANLVARLGESRFQWLSGNCGEANGTAFPGVKGWDTVRVGAVKVGILGTTVVRDYPGWVRCRDADSATTALADTLVAQGAALIVALTHRFIFEDEATLANEPRIQAILGGHEHDGQRVVRDGRLLVKAVSNARTAVLVTFTREGSGPSARWRVADQRFALTRGMREDPATLASVQRWRDTLTRRIGPDRVLGIAPEPINAIDSVSKRESRFGNMITDGMRAGTGADVALINSGALRFDDIMAAGPITRHLIEGVFLFADETRAVTFPLTGARLREMLETGVRQGALGGGAYPQVSGVRFRIDARRPSGSRVVGDLTRDDGRVIAPGDTLRVTFVTYPACRSGDGYRIPEAVAACQQVERQPSSAPRTVDLVIQHLERMNGRIVAPPLGRVTRLDR; this is encoded by the coding sequence ATGGCCCGCACGGTTACCGGTCTGCTCCTGTTGCTGCTTCTTGGCGCATGCCTCCGTACGCCGGCAGCCTCCACGACGGCGGGCCCCGCCGCGCCTGCCACCGTGCGCATGCTGCTGGTGAACGATGTATACGTGACCGACACGCTGCGCGACGGCTCGGGTGGGCTGGCGCGCGTGGCCGCGTTGCGTGACTCCATTGAAAGGGCAACAAACGCCAAGGTGCTGTTTGTACTCGCCGGGGATGTGCTTTCGCCGAGCGTGCTGGGGAAGTGGTACGGTGGCGCGCAGGTGGTGGACGGCTTCAATGCCGCACGGCTGGATCTGGCCACCCTGGGCAATCATGAGTTCGACAACCCGCGCGCCAACCTCGTGGCCCGACTCGGGGAGTCGAGGTTCCAGTGGCTGAGTGGCAACTGCGGTGAGGCAAACGGTACCGCCTTCCCCGGCGTGAAGGGGTGGGACACGGTGCGCGTGGGCGCCGTGAAGGTGGGCATCTTGGGGACCACGGTCGTGCGTGACTATCCCGGCTGGGTGCGCTGCCGCGATGCCGACAGCGCCACCACGGCGCTGGCGGACACGCTTGTGGCGCAGGGCGCGGCGCTCATCGTGGCGCTCACGCACCGCTTCATCTTCGAGGATGAGGCCACGCTCGCCAATGAACCGCGCATTCAGGCCATTCTGGGGGGACACGAGCATGATGGCCAACGCGTGGTGCGCGACGGTCGGCTGCTCGTGAAGGCGGTCTCCAACGCCCGGACGGCCGTGCTGGTCACCTTCACCCGCGAGGGGAGCGGCCCCTCCGCGCGCTGGCGCGTCGCTGATCAACGCTTCGCGCTGACGCGCGGTATGCGCGAGGATCCGGCCACGCTGGCCTCGGTGCAGCGCTGGCGCGATACCCTCACCCGGCGCATCGGCCCCGACCGGGTCCTCGGTATCGCCCCGGAGCCCATCAATGCCATTGACTCCGTCTCCAAGCGGGAGAGTCGCTTCGGCAACATGATCACCGATGGCATGCGTGCAGGCACCGGGGCCGACGTGGCGCTGATCAATTCCGGCGCCCTGCGTTTCGACGACATAATGGCCGCGGGACCGATTACCCGCCATCTCATTGAAGGGGTGTTTCTGTTCGCCGACGAAACACGGGCCGTGACCTTTCCGCTCACCGGGGCGCGCCTGCGTGAGATGCTGGAAACAGGGGTACGCCAGGGGGCACTGGGCGGCGGGGCCTATCCGCAGGTGAGCGGCGTACGATTCCGGATTGATGCCAGACGTCCAAGCGGAAGTCGGGTGGTGGGCGACCTCACCCGCGACGATGGACGGGTGATCGCGCCGGGCGATACCCTGCGCGTGACGTTCGTGACCTACCCGGCGTGCCGGTCCGGTGATGGGTATCGCATTCCCGAAGCGGTGGCCGCGTGCCAGCAAGTCGAGCGCCAGCCGTCATCGGCCCCGCGCACGGTCGATCTCGTCATCCAGCACCTCGAACGCATGAACGGGCGTATCGTGGCACCGCCACTCGGGCGTGTGACGCGTCTCGACCGGTAG
- a CDS encoding dienelactone hydrolase family protein — MMQFPAAGANAPAGMAAGYLSLPPSGIGPGVILLQEWWGLVDHIKQVADRLATEGYVVLAPDLYRGASTGSPDDAQRLMMALDLPFASQAMGGAADWLHAHEAVHPKRVGAMGFCMGGQLALYAATAYPEAIDAVVDFYGVFNPRVPVNLRQLRAPVLAHFGVHDRSIPREQAEHLLRDIAHAGADCDGYFYEAGHAFFNDSRPAVYDASAASLAWNRTLQFLHSTLATH, encoded by the coding sequence ATGATGCAGTTTCCTGCCGCGGGTGCCAACGCGCCCGCCGGCATGGCCGCCGGGTACCTGTCGCTCCCGCCATCAGGGATCGGGCCCGGAGTCATTCTGCTGCAGGAGTGGTGGGGGCTCGTCGACCACATCAAGCAGGTGGCCGATCGGCTGGCGACGGAAGGATACGTGGTGCTGGCACCGGATCTGTATCGCGGCGCATCCACCGGCAGCCCCGATGACGCCCAGCGTCTCATGATGGCGCTCGACCTGCCGTTTGCATCGCAGGCCATGGGTGGTGCCGCCGACTGGCTGCATGCGCACGAGGCAGTACACCCCAAGCGCGTGGGCGCCATGGGCTTCTGCATGGGGGGGCAGCTTGCCCTGTACGCGGCCACCGCCTACCCCGAGGCGATCGATGCGGTGGTGGACTTCTACGGCGTGTTCAATCCTCGGGTGCCGGTGAACCTGCGCCAACTGCGGGCGCCGGTGCTGGCGCATTTCGGCGTGCACGACCGCTCGATTCCTCGCGAGCAGGCGGAGCATCTGTTGCGGGACATCGCGCACGCCGGCGCCGACTGCGATGGATACTTCTACGAAGCGGGCCACGCGTTCTTCAACGATTCACGTCCGGCCGTGTATGATGCGTCGGCGGCGTCGCTGGCCTGGAACCGCACGCTGCAGTTCCTGCACTCCACGCTTGCCACGCACTGA
- a CDS encoding 4-hydroxy-3-methylbut-2-enyl diphosphate reductase, whose product MANSTPETAPAASPTAVPATTYVRKGFGLKAEVQDTLAADYTGHLVDLLRARDYALTVGDTTIRLAREFGFCYGVERAVDYAYQTRLKFPEKRIFLAGEIIHNPHVNDKLREMGVVFLAASGKGFDYSPVGAQDVVILPAFGVTIQDFQTLRDLGCVIVDTTCGSVLNVWKRVEVYARDGYTSLIHGKYYHEETRATASQVEKYAKGHYLVVRDMAEAELVMDYIEARAGRTPPRPVLSREAFLDRFAVAASDGFDPDVHLDRIGVANQTTMLARESLAIGAAVGEAMARAYGESHKAEHFRTFDTICSATQDRQDAVLELLREPIDLMVVVGGYNSSNTISLAALCAEQVPTYHIADPDEIDVALNAVRYRRIARHHAEDTMQPWLGVTGPLRVGITAGASTPNNKIGQAVARVFAIRGIDPADVT is encoded by the coding sequence ATGGCCAACAGCACCCCTGAGACTGCACCGGCAGCGAGTCCGACCGCCGTGCCCGCCACGACCTACGTCCGCAAGGGTTTCGGCCTCAAGGCCGAGGTACAGGACACGCTCGCCGCCGACTATACCGGACATCTGGTGGACCTGCTGCGGGCGCGCGACTACGCGCTGACCGTTGGCGACACCACGATTCGTCTGGCGCGAGAGTTCGGCTTTTGCTACGGCGTGGAGCGCGCGGTCGATTACGCCTACCAGACGCGACTCAAGTTTCCGGAGAAGCGCATCTTCCTGGCCGGCGAGATCATCCACAATCCGCATGTCAACGATAAGCTGCGGGAGATGGGCGTGGTGTTCCTCGCGGCGAGTGGCAAGGGCTTCGACTACTCGCCCGTGGGGGCGCAGGACGTGGTCATCCTGCCGGCGTTCGGGGTGACCATCCAGGATTTCCAGACGCTGCGTGACCTGGGGTGCGTGATTGTGGATACCACCTGCGGGTCCGTGTTGAACGTGTGGAAGCGGGTGGAGGTGTATGCGCGCGACGGGTACACGTCGCTCATTCACGGCAAGTACTACCACGAAGAGACGCGGGCCACGGCATCGCAGGTGGAGAAGTACGCCAAGGGTCACTACCTGGTGGTACGTGACATGGCCGAGGCCGAGCTGGTGATGGACTACATCGAGGCGCGCGCGGGGCGTACACCGCCTCGGCCCGTGCTGTCACGGGAGGCGTTCCTCGACAGGTTCGCCGTGGCGGCGTCCGACGGTTTCGATCCCGATGTGCACCTCGACCGCATTGGGGTGGCCAACCAGACCACGATGCTGGCTCGCGAGTCGCTGGCCATCGGCGCGGCGGTGGGCGAGGCGATGGCCCGGGCGTACGGGGAGTCGCACAAAGCCGAGCATTTCCGCACGTTCGATACCATCTGCAGCGCCACGCAGGATCGCCAGGATGCGGTGCTGGAGCTGCTGCGCGAGCCCATCGACCTCATGGTGGTGGTGGGCGGATACAACTCCAGCAATACGATCTCCCTTGCCGCGTTGTGCGCCGAACAGGTGCCCACCTATCACATTGCGGATCCCGACGAAATCGATGTGGCGCTGAACGCCGTGCGCTACCGGCGTATCGCCAGGCACCATGCGGAGGACACGATGCAACCGTGGCTTGGCGTGACCGGGCCGTTGCGAGTGGGGATCACGGCCGGCGCAAGCACACCCAACAACAAGATCGGGCAGGCGGTGGCCCGGGTCTTCGCCATTCGCGGGATCGATCCGGCCGATGTGACCTGA
- a CDS encoding universal stress protein: MYTSILVPYDGSAHSARALPVAAALAARTGASVQLAIVHDPSAYIPFVPGEVAIPVYDQELVQAHRDRDRHALDIAVAHLTQQGVKATGVLLDGTIVEALEEHLVAVGADLVIMTTHGRSGFARLRLGSVASEFLTRATVPVLLVRGAGSEHPDGDQPLPSGTLLCTLDGSEFAEAVLPHARTFAEATGLRMHLVAVTVPHAISMAPFGTEALLADDSALSAEEHVREEYLQRIAASCPPGTTVRAITDMSVPRGILDAAEDAACGAIAMATHGRGGFKRLVLGSVADEVLRHAHQPVLVYRPSPHAS, from the coding sequence ATGTATACTTCCATCCTTGTGCCCTATGACGGCTCGGCGCACAGCGCCCGCGCCCTTCCGGTAGCGGCCGCGCTGGCAGCACGTACCGGCGCCAGCGTGCAGCTGGCCATTGTTCATGACCCGAGTGCGTACATCCCGTTCGTCCCCGGTGAAGTGGCCATTCCCGTGTACGATCAGGAACTCGTGCAGGCCCACCGGGACCGCGACCGGCACGCGCTCGATATAGCCGTGGCGCACCTGACGCAGCAGGGGGTAAAGGCCACCGGCGTGCTGCTCGATGGGACCATCGTGGAAGCACTCGAAGAGCACCTCGTGGCGGTGGGCGCCGACCTCGTCATCATGACCACGCACGGCCGCAGCGGATTCGCGCGTCTGCGTCTGGGCAGCGTGGCCTCCGAGTTCCTCACGCGCGCCACCGTACCGGTCCTGCTCGTGCGCGGCGCGGGGAGCGAACACCCGGACGGCGACCAGCCGCTCCCCTCGGGCACGCTCCTGTGCACCCTCGACGGTTCCGAGTTCGCCGAGGCCGTCCTGCCGCACGCGCGCACTTTTGCCGAGGCCACCGGCCTGCGCATGCATCTGGTGGCGGTGACCGTCCCGCATGCCATCTCCATGGCTCCCTTCGGCACCGAGGCGCTGCTGGCCGATGACAGCGCGCTGAGTGCGGAGGAACACGTGCGCGAGGAGTATCTGCAGCGCATTGCAGCCAGCTGTCCGCCGGGGACCACCGTGCGCGCCATAACCGACATGAGTGTGCCGCGCGGGATTCTCGATGCGGCGGAGGACGCCGCGTGCGGCGCCATCGCGATGGCCACGCACGGACGCGGCGGCTTCAAGCGGCTGGTGCTGGGCAGCGTCGCCGACGAGGTCCTGCGGCACGCACACCAGCCAGTGCTCGTGTACCGCCCGTC